Sequence from the Phragmites australis chromosome 6, lpPhrAust1.1, whole genome shotgun sequence genome:
TGATTATTGGGCTTCAGATTGTGGATACTGGGATCATATGACGATCTGATCGAAAATTAGGCCTAAGTGGGACTCTGTACTGTCTTATCACtgacaatatttttccttaATGCAGTAGTGTTGGAAGAACTTCAAGTAACAGTGCCTATTCTAAAATGGCCATGGTATCGGTGACGTTAGGTGACTTCAGAGCTTACATATTGCTGCTCGATTGCTTGACCTTCCTAACAACGTCAATAGTGTGAAAGTTAAGCATAGTTCTCATCAACTAAAAATGTGACCGTGTGTCTGTTCACTGGTTAGTTTTAAACAAAGATAAGGCAGGGGGCTGTAAATATAGCCTAGCTATACTTGCTAAAGATTCACAATCTGAGAGGGAATTGCGTCACATACTCATATTATGCACATTCAGTTGTCATTTCGTGTTAATATGACTACAGCTTCGACTTCTGATGTTTCACCTGTCTATTTGTTAGGTACTATGGACGCATGGATGTTACTGTGACGTTTTCTGCATTTGTTATTGCAATATCTTTGCTTTTGCAAAGAGGAAACCCTCATTTTGCCCAGCTAACTAGTTCGGTTTTTGGATTATTTTACTGCGGCTATCTTCCTTCTTTCTGGGTTAAGCTTCGTTCTGGACTAGCTGCCCCTGCCTTAAATACAAGTAAGTTTATCAGTTGAATTGCCCTTGTCCTTTCTGGTGATGCGTCTTTTTGCTCATCGATTATTGTGCTATTTAGTTTGCTACTGTTAATAGAAACATCATGTACATTAAATTATTGGCTTGTGTTCTTCTAATTCGTCTTTTGTTGTCCTAATTGGTTACAAAGGTATTTTATTGGTAAAGTTCTTGTGGTTCTAgtgtttctcttttgtttgGTAGTTGTATAGGATTCCTCTGCTTATACACAGTGTGTTTTGCCAGGAATAGCGTACAGTTGGCCAGTACTTCTGGGTGGACAAGCTCACTGGACAGTTGGACTTGTAGCAACCTTGATATCTATTAGTAGCATCATCGCTGCTGACACATCTGCTTTCCTTTGCGGAAGGGTACGCTCTATAATTActatccttttctttctctttgacTTGTGTGGATCTTGTTGAGTTGTATCTTCTAGCCTACctcaacttgtttgggactaaagattttgttgttgttgttctttgtTGTATCTTGCCATGACACCATGCGTTTACTTTTACAATGCACCAGTGTAATATTGGCTTAAGAAACCGATATAGTTGTTTGGGTTCTTGTAGCTCATTGTTTTGAGTGAGTTAGTAAGTATTTGTTATCAGTGTACGTTATGAGAATTTTCCAACTGAGGCCTGTTGGTCATGATGCTGAGAAGCCATCTGGTTCATGGTGTATGGTGAACCATTGAAGCACGCTGAGTTGCAGCTAATGTAGGAACATAGCTTCACCACTGAAATATGTGTTGGATCACTGATCAGCTGCTACAATGCATTTTTGCCCTGCTGATTGAAATATTATAAATATGTAGATTCACATGTTTCTATTATATGTTGGTTTTGGTGTTAATTTGTTGCATGAAGCATTCTTGCCAGGGGGTATTCAACGGGGGTTTAAGTCAACCTGTTCAAAATTGCTTCAGTCTGAGCATCAGCGGCAGCCAATGGAATTCAGAGCTTTGATGGGCTGACAGTTTGGCTTAACCCATAAATGAACACCCCTAGTTACTGCTacctgcatttttttttgtggtCAGTTAATATGTTTACAGTTTAGTACTTGAAGGAGTAAACCATGATCAAGTTATTTATTTTCTGTTTCAGGCATTTGGTCGTACCCCTTTGACTAACATAAGCCCTAAGAAGACCTTGGAGGGTGCTTTGGCTGGTTTAGCTGGCTGTGTACTGACCACTGTGCTGTTGTCGACTGTCTTACGCTGGCCAAGATCGCTGTTGAGGTGTGACTTATGGAGTTTCTAGTATTATTGTGTTAGCAAGGAAACATTATTTTCTTCTAGTGAACTGCTGTGTAGCACATCAAGAGCAAAACCACAGTGATAGTTCTTTATGGAAGTAAACTAAATGGGGTGCTTATTAGACTTTGAACCCAATTACCCTCAAATTTTAGATGCATGTGACAACATTTATCTGTTTGCTCGATTTAGTTTCAACATATAGATTGCACGTACTGCATTCTCGTTTCTGTGAATGGCAAATATTTGTGCGACATTTTGTTTCAGTGCCTAATTATTTCATTGATATTAGTGCTACAGCTTATGGAATCCTGATCTTTCTGGGTTCATTATTCGGGGATCTTGTTGAATCTCTGATTAAGCGCGATGCTGGTGTGAAGGACTCTGGATCGCTCATTCCTGGTCATGGTAAGCATTTTTAATCTCCCCCGCTCCCTCCTGTTCATTACATGTACTGCTTTCAAATGATCCTGTGCTGAGAAAATATATATCATAAAAGTGGGAAATGCATTGCCGTTTTATATTCATTACTTCATTAACATTTCATACCTCATGCATGAACATAACACGAGGTACAATGCAGGTGGAATTCTTGATCGAGTTGACAGCTACGTTTTCACAGGGGCACTTTGTTACTCATTTGTCAGAGTAGCTCTACCCTTGTATGGGGTCTGATTATGGCCATCTGTTGTCTATGTGCCTTTCTTCCACCAACAGCAATGTGGTAGCCAAATTTAACATCATGATGAGTGTTGCTGAGATGCTCTAGACCGATTTCCATCACTGGACAATGTGGTCCTCCTGCCCAAGGGAGAGGTGAGATAGAACCAGAGAATGCGGCTGCTAACTCAGACAGTTTCTTTGTTGGGATTGAGCTGTTTGAAGCGAGATAGAACCAGTTTGGTGCAAACTCGTCACTTTGGGTGTACATAGTTCATTTTTATAGAGTAAAAAGGAAAATGCTAATTATTCATTCCAAAAGTTGTTAGTGCATTAAGCGTCTTATGTGGATGGCTCTGATGGGCCAAACTATACTTGTTGATTACCCATTATTTTCATGATTCAAGGCATCTGATTGTCATATAAAAAAGGCATTTGATTGTCAACTAAATTCTCCATTCATATTAGTTGTACATCTGCGAATGGCTACAGAGAGCTGAGCATAATCGCTTTAATCTTCATGGATTATGGCATATCAATGTTGCATATAATGAATTTGAAATATGCAGAGTTAGAACATGAAAATCTCACGAAAATTAATTTACAATTAAAGCTAGGCATGCGAATGGCACTTTTCTCACAGAAAGCATCAGCACGATGTTATCATATATTTACTCAACCAGCGCAGTCATGCACAGACGGGCTACTTTGGGAAGCAAAATTGCCCTACATATGCGTGATGTGAAATCTTCTGATACAAGGTAGTATATGTCAACGGCAATCACTGAAAACTAAAGAAACTGATCTCTCTCATTCCCTCTTCTCAGCGTAACAAATGCCGCGCCATCTGATACCATCTGTGCCAAGAGGAGAAACCTTCATGGTGGGAGGTTTTTCTTGGTGATATCCCATCATTTTGAAAGCCAGTAAATAATCAAAAAGATGGTGCAGGCCGCGATCACTGCTGAAAGAATTATAGTGTCCCTTGATTTCTTCCGCTTAATTGCACCTGCAAGCAAGAATAGGCAGAATTATATGGGTGTATTAACACACAGGCTGCAGAGACTCTGTCCAAGGGAAGGTGATAGGCATTGCAATGAGTAACACAACTGCGTCATGCCATCCCAAAAACCAGTCTAGCATCGTGCAAACGAGGGATCAACATATTACCAAGAAGGCCTCTGATTATTGGGAACTTCTCACCCAACTGCTTGACTTTTCCCTGGACATCTCCAAACAAGGCCCTCTGATTGGAAAGAGCCACTCTTGTGCTTTGAGCTTGGCCAATTACCTCATCAATCTGGAATGGGGTAAAAACTGTAACTTCATACCTTAGCTAATGTTTTGAGGTGTAAATGTTCCTGATAATATATTCTTTTTTACTGTTGATTTCAGAATTCATGAAACGGCTGAAAGGTGTGGCAGTGGTTAGTGAAGTTTCACATTACACTAGTATAACTCAAGGATGTATCGGTTTGCACGAGATCACAGACTGTAACATGGACATCAGCTAAAGATGAACATTGGATGTCTTAAGCATAAATTCTTCCAGGGCAATGCTAAGCAATTTATAAGCCTAGACTCAAAGCAGGTGAGCATAAACAAAATGTAAACCAGCGCAGCGCTGTCTAAATCAAGGAATACCTGGTTGATGCTGCCATGAATGGAAGCCCGCTCCCTGAGCAAATGCACCCTCGGCGACATGCCTCCAGTGGCCTGACAAGAATTCCACATTCCGGTGATCAGATTGGCACAATACTGTCAATACATACAACAGCAATAGCATAGTAGAAGTGAACCTTGGACTCGGTGATGTCGTCGCGCACGGAGATGAGGAGATCGGCGTGCTCCCTCATCGAGCTCAGGTTCCCCCTCGTCCTTCTGAATTCCTGTCTCCACCAATCAACAACCAATTGAATTGATTAAACCGCAGTTCAATGAAACAAGCGCGAGAGCGGTGGCGAGAGAACTGGAGGAGACCTGCGTGAACTCGTGGAGGATGTCGCGGTGGCGCGCGAGCTTCTGGGAGACGGAGGTTGTGggggcggtggaggcggcgcagCGGCTCATGGCGTCGTTGACGTCCTGCAGCTTGCCGAGCAGCGACTGGATCTCGAACTCCATGGACTTCCAGGAGGAGCGGTCAGCGGTGGGGGATGCGGCGcccgaggtggtggaggaggagcgcgcGGCGAGGCGCGCGTAGGAGGAGAGCTTGACGTCAAGGTCGCCCTCCAGCTTGCGCGCCTCCCGCCGCAGCTCCTCCCACCCGGACTCCTGCAGCTCCagcgctgctgccgccgccgcgtccgacGACGACATCatctccgccgccaccgccgacgaCGACTGAGATCCGATCCGATCCGGCGAGGGGTCTGGCCCGTGATCTGAAGAAGAAATGGTGGGAGTGGGAGTAGTTTCGGATTTGGGCCGATCCGGCGAGGAGTCTGGCCCGTGATCTGAAGAAGAAATGGTGGGAGTGGGAGTAGTTTCGGATTTGGGTGCGACCGCGTCGCGtcgccgggaggaggaggaggaagttgAGGGCGAGGTCCGTCCGTTCGATCGGGGATTGGACGGTCGAGATGGAACCTTGGAAATGATGGTTACACCCCTACTTAATATCAGTATTTCATACCGGTTCTTTTATCCTGTGCATGTTACCCCGTGGCGAAACTAGAATTTGGTCACACCTAAGGCTAAACTTCAACAATCTAGAACTAATGTCAAAATATCATCTTAGGTTAAGTTTTTCCTATCTAGGCTATACCTTAGGCAAATTTTTTATATCTTGGCTTATATACTCAGGTCTCCTTTGGAACATAGGAATGGTACAGAATTTTCGCAGGAGTCAGTCCAATTTCATAGAAAAAAACATAGGATTTGAGAAAAAATCTCGCAATCTAAAAAATACCTAAATCTCAAACAAAACACAATTCCCATCGTGCAATGTGAAGAAGCATACAAGTTGTAGATCTTACAATCATGTCAACCTGCCATAAGGGTGCCTTACTCAATGGTGATAGTTGATACGCTTTTTATCGACAAAAATACGGTGGTGTTGTAATATGCTCATTTGTTGTTCTTCGACAGCTTAACCACCAACAACTATATAATAAGGGCATGTGTTGTTTGGGCTGATGTTTTTCAATTCCGGCTTTTAAAAGCTACTTCTAGAAAAGCTGAAAAAGCTATATTTTAGATTGTCTTTCAAGTGaataaatgataatatatataatacccCTCAATAAGCCATCAAAAGCTCTTACAAACTAGCTTCTGACTTCTAATAGAAATACAACTTTTGCTTTCTCATAAGCTAATTTCAAAAACTGATTGTTTGTTTCAGCCTTTTGCTTTTGAGAAGCAAAAGCAAGAagctagctgaaacaaacaaccCTAAGTTAGCATTATCATGCTACTCATTGTCAGGGTTTGGGATTTCGTCAAAAACCAGTTGATATTCGCGAAAACCGGTCAAGTCGGTCCGCACCGAATTCTGAATTCGAtcgattttcaaatttgaattcaaaaaattcaaaataaataaaaaatctaaaaatactagagacaattctaagatcttctgtgaatttttgtttcaaaaataatatcctttgcatcatatttcatggaaagtaagtttggaaaaaagagaaaacatgCTTTAAaagcgtgcaactcatttagTAGGGTTCATGTTAATGAAAATAtgaacatgcaaatacatattttttatgtgtaggacgtatcttaagaggatctataaaattagtttcacttcgtctagagttttattaattttttcatgatttttataaagttcacaagcataaagtgaatatgttaagaaacaacattgtaattaacattttcatgtcgaccattattttttctacataaagcatagtataagtaaactaataaaagtgggttttactaattttggaggtgtgatgagttagttatgaattaatctatttgcaatatatttacacaatcctgcatgttacaataactatttcatgatctcatgtatttttaaaagacataggatcatgtaagaagactaaaaaaattagtttcatgatttttggattagcaaagaattaactatgcatttaactaggtttagtaaatacattttcttacagaaaatattcaactttttaggattataaatacttttatcatgtagatcatgttacaaggaagttaacaaaatttgtttcacttaatttgaagctcagatgaattagttatcgattttacaagtttaaactatttttattatttttcttaaattttactaaaatttgataaaactgAACGGTTTTCGATGAAattcgagcggtttttgaaGAAAATTGAGTATTTTTTACCACAAACAAAATACGAAAAATACGATCAAATACCAATGAAATCGAGTGATTAATCGGTGAAATTGTCCTGTTACTAAATGCACAATTCGGTCGGTTTTTGCCATGGCCAAATAAGTTTGGCCAAGTGAATTCGGCTGAATTCTCACCAAAATTCGATTGAATTTTCTGAATATCGGGAACTCGGTGCCTCCGCATTTCGTGTTTGAACCTAGCTAGTACATCGATAATCTCGTGAAAATTTATTAAGTCATTTTTTTTATGCAATGATAGCACCGAGGGACTGAAATTCTCGTAGTCACATAAAGTGACTGCACATGCGAGGGGCTAAATTGGAAATTGCCCCAGGTCATCGACTCCGTCTTCCCTTCCCTGACTTCACGAGCATGGGGCTTGGGCCTCCGAAGTCCGAGccgcaacccccccccccccctcctccctcGGGACCCTCCACTCCAAGATAGGATTTTTTCCCACCATCTCGTCAAGAGCAAGCAGCGTGCGAGGCAGGGAGGGGGAAGAGAAGTGCGTCCACCATGGCGTTGACCAAGGTGCAGAGGATTATGACCCAGCCCATCAACCTTATCTTCCGCTTCCTCCAGAGTGTGAGCACCCTGCTCCTTCGATTCCTTCCTTTCCTCTCTCGTGCTCCTGCTGTCGGGGCCCTGCATTGATCTCTTGTTCTCCTTTTGCCCTGTGTTTCTTGGAGCAGAAAGCGCGCATCCAGATCTGGCTCTTCGAGCAGAAGGACCTGAGGATTGAAGGCAGGATCATCGTAATTCCCTTAACTGCCCAAACAAAAAGTAGGGAAAATATCTCCTTTTTTCGCTCAAGTTTAATTCTTTGCTACTGTATATGCTGTGTAAGCATTGCCTGGTGCTGGTACTGTTGGTGGCTGGCTATGTAATTTTGTGGCACTAGAGAGAAGTTCGCACACGGTACAGGAGCCTGGGCAGGCTTTGGTTCTAGACATAGCCTCGTTTGAATAGTCTATTTTCTggttttctcttaaaaaaactagaagcTATCTAAGGGGCTGGCTTTTGGTCTCGATTTATGGTAGTTTTTGACTGGCTGAGAAAACAGCTATAACTGAATGAAGTAAAGCTAAAAAAACAGGCTGAGAGGAGCTTTTCTGTTTTTTGGTGTGCttagaagttaaaaatttattgtaaaaggCAACAACCAAAATTCAACAGGCACACCCGCCTCTGAAACACGAATACTCCAGTTTAGTGCTGTATCCGCACCAGACACTGTATCCGATATGAATACGCTGCGGATATGCGGTCGATACGTATTCGTGGAGTATCCACACAAAAATAAATACTTATTAACCTGATACGTGGGCTGGTATGTATTGGCCCAGTTACATGATACAGCCCAGCCCACTCAGGCCGATATCCACGCGCACGCTTTCTGCCCTACCTGCCTGCACACGCAGTCACACACAGGCGCAACGAGCCGTAGGCGTGCAACAGCGGCGCCGCCTCCACGCCTGCAGCAACGACCGACGGGTGGCGACTCATCGACGATAGCGAAGCTCTAGGGAGGTTGTGTGACAACGAAGCTCCAGGGAGGCCAGACGACGGCAGACGGTGGGAAGCACCGAAGCCGAGGAGGCGCTTGATGCTAGCCCACTGTAGTTGACGGTGGACCGGCAAGGACCACCACCAGCACGGGACCGGTGACCGACTTCCATTTTTCGCCCGGCGGTGAGTtctccttcttcccctccccttTCCCTGCTTTTCCCATGCCGATTGGCTTAGCAGTAGCGATGTCTAATCCAACTAACCAGCTTCCGACGGTGAGAACTGAGAAGATGGCGATCGAGGGTTCAAGTAGTGGTGCTAGTGCTGGTGGTTCTGCGTCGTCGATAGACATTAGGGCTCCACTGTGGGATCATATCGACATTTTAGGGAGACCTAGAGCAGGGGAGAGGGATACTAGATGGAAGTGCAAGTATTGTCCATATGAAGGATTCAATAGCTACACTCGAgttgaagcagaagaagggaaagggagTCGATGTTTGTCTGAAGGGGTCAGTAGATTTGCTCAGCTAAATGAGGAGATGTTTAAAGGTACAAAGAACTAGTAGAAAGGTAAAGACAGAGAATTGTGTCTTTGCCTACTACGGGTTCTTCATGTGGTGGCAGCACGAAGAACAAGAGGGGACCTGCAAGTGCATTGAAGAAAGCTTGGGCAATGGAGGATCGCATGCACTTGGATGCTCTAATTGCTAGATCATTTTATTCTAGATGTATGCATTGCAGTGCATTGATCATTATCAATCTACATTTTTAACTTTTCTTTGCTTGTGctaattctattttttaatcGCTTTACAGGGATATCTTTCAATTTTACAAGAAATCCATATTTTCAACGAGCAATTTCCTTTGCTTGTAGCCACAACTTGGTGGGTTATAAAATTCCTACGTATGACAAGCTTAGAACTACGTTTCTAAAGCAAGAAATGGGTCACATTGAGATGCTATTGGAGAGTTCAAAGAGCACATGGTGGGAGAAGGGAGTGACAATTTGCGCCAATGGATGGTCAAATCCGTAGAGGCGACCACTTACTAACTTTGTTGCCGTTTCTGAGAAGGCACCTATGTTCTTGATGGCTGATAATTGCGAAGGACAAGTGAAGACAAAAGAATACACTACTGAGAAGTTGAAGTCTACTATTGAAGAAGTGGGTCATCAAAATGTGGTTAAAATCATCACAGACAATGCTGCAAATTGCAAAGGTGCGGGTCTCCTTATAGAAGCTGAATATGAGAATATATTCTGGACACCATATGTTGTGCATACTCTCAATCTTCATTTGAAAAGTATTTGTGAGCCTAAACTCccaaagaatgaagaagaggaaTTTGTTTGAAAACAACTTGAATTTATACATGTTATTAGAAGTGATGCTCAAGTCATCAAGAATTTTATAATGAACCATGGTACGCGACTTTCAATGTTCAATGAGTTTAGCATTTGAAGCTACTAGTATCAGTTGTGTGTATGTTGAAACGGATGATGGAGGTCAAAATGCCTCTTAAGCAAATGGTAATTAGTGAGGCATGGGACATCTACAAAGATGATGCTCAAGCATCAGCTCTTGTCCATGACAAGGTACTGAGTGAGGTGTGGTGGACGAATGTGGAGTATATTTTCTTAAGATTACCACTCTTATCTATGATATGATACGTGTGACGGACACTGACACACCATGTCTTCACTTGATTTATGAGATGTGGGATTCTATGATTGCGAAAGTGAGGAAAGAGATATATAAATGGGAAAGGAAGCAACCTGATGAGGAGTCGAACTTGTACTTGGTTATTCATAAAATATTGGTTGATAGATGAACAAGGTAATAATCTTCACTTTACTTGATGTCTTGCTTATTTTTATAGCTCGATTGCTAATTCACTTGCCTATAAACGCCTATGTTTATATTTGTAGATACTATAGCAAACAGTGGTTGGATGGAGGTGTTGGCCCTACACCTCCACACAAGGACAAAGAGGTATAAAAAATGAGgatgacatgcttcaagaagTACTTTCGCATACTAACAGAATTGTCTCAAGTGAAAGAAGAATACGCAAGGTTCTCTTGTTGTTCCGAAGAATTCAAGATCCTGACTCTCTCTATGATAGATGGTTTGTTTCTTCTATGATTTGGTGGACAAATCATGGATAATCTGTTCCTTTATTGATGAATTTGGCCATCAAATTGGTTAGCCAACCAGCCTCATCTTCATGCTGTGAGAGAAATTAGAGTACATATAGCTTCATCCACAGTGTCAAAAGAAATGTCCTAACTCCAGAGCGTGCTGAAGATTTGGTTTATGTGCACTCAAATCTGAGACATCTCAAGAAGGACTAATGATTACAAGAAAGGGGAATCAAGGATATGGGACGTGGGAGGAGATTCTTCTAAGTGGTTTAAGGATTCTTGAAGTGGCTACCTTCCCTTGATGAGCCTGAATTGCGAGCCGTATCTTTTGGAGATGTGGAGGTTCATATTTAGGAGAATAAAGCTGAAGCAAATCCTGAAGAAGCCTAGTTGGATAAACTTGCAAGCTGCAGCTACTGCCTGCTGCACTATCCTAGCTATTATGTCCTTTAGAAGTTCCTAAATTTGAGACTGTTGTGTTATGTAATAGAACTTAAGTAAAGCCTGCTATCTGCAATGTTGAACTTCTATGTTTTATTGTGTGAACTACTTAACTTTCCAATTTGAGACTCACGAGATGTGTTTCTTTTATGTTATTATGTGTTATTCAGTCAATAAGAGAAGAAGGGAAGGGCTGCCTATAGATCGGCTGGAAGTAACTCCTCAAAGGTGATGTAATCTGTTTGTCTTTACTGCctcaaattttaatattttacaCTATGCATTTGTTGTAAGTTTGTAGCCCTATTGTAAATTCTTATTAGATGGAGTCTTGGTTGTTGGTTCGCTTCAGTACTTCACTTATTGGAATGGCCCGAATGGCAACAAAATGGTTTAATCACAAGGTACCTTATTGTTCCTGGCCTCCTACTAGCTGCTATAATTCCATGTGTCTCATtacttatttttaataaaatattattgaaacGTATCCGTGTATCGGGATTTTTGGGAAAATGGTGTATTTGTGTATCGGTATCTGAAAGGACaaagatgtcgcctagaggggggtgaataggcgttttacaaaaattcgtccccatttaccattggcctaaacttgcagcggaatataaattaacggatttttcacaagtgaaaaacctaaatatgctaggctcaactagtgcacaatcaccctaaataagtgtggaaattacaatcctaaggtgacaaaaattactctaatctagagagagatatgcaataaaacttaaattgaaaaaggttgaaaacactgtttatatgcctgaaattactgtttaccgaccggagtctccgggttgtacaagtccggaatctccggtaaagtccggattctgtacagaactaagcccgaaactgaatataaaggatgggtagagagttctaactcaaatcaagtgatatcgtgtgttcccggagatgatttcaagtagattcacggagaacctacacttaaatacacacaaacaagtagatcgagcaatatgcacaaagatttgagcaagaactcaaaagtaaaaaaacaagagagtagacacaagatttgtttcttgaagttcggattcaccaccgtgaatcctacgtctccgttgaggaagctccaacgagccaggtctctttcaaccgctttcctcgatccactcttgatttcttcccttgcggaggcaaaatcgagcccttcacaaactttcacgcggctcaccacaagcacgggagctcaccagcgacacctagccggctaggaggcttcacctaacaaacgcttcgagaactttttgtcaagaactcaagtgctcaagattggattttagctcacatgcactcaatcttccaatctcacaactcaactctcttttcttctcaaatcacacactagattggagtcggatggagttcttttggctctagaggatgttcttttcgtggccttgcagcagccccaaaggatggggtgagtggggtataaatagtccacttcaaaaaactagtcgttaggctcttttctggattttactggagtatccggcctacaccggagtctccgaccacttcaggtaccggagaatccggtcttcaccggagtctccgagtacagcacagctgacctccaaaaaacggcgataacttttgatctcggagtccgatttcgacgattttggactctatggaaagcttatttagagggctacacatctcaATTGAATTCACGACCTAAAAtacataggatcaaactagaaacactccaaaacccattttggacagtTCCACACTTTCCGTTCcagactcttaacaacaaactctcactttgggtttggttgggaactcttaagcactgagacgtgacaattagctcacgttgcatccttcttaatagtgcggcatacctaaactcaatttcaaagataaaacacatttgaaccaatttgagccttttgtatactttcaagtaccgcttcttactttcaaacctttgagggttgccaactttcataaaatcttcactctatctattcttgattcctcatgtggttgatgcgaatcactcatagcttctcatggccttgcacggtccattggcgcaaagctttactcgctcttcaccatcgccttggtccttcgacgccaaaccatttgcttgctcttcaccaccggatggtccatcgcagccgagtcttgcttgtccttcaccgtcttgccatagaaaaccattttgtattcgacatctttagagaattcactttttcatatatggagtccacttttgttcttcactcttggcatatgcgatttcaattcaacttatgccttcttatagatcctaaccccaactcactcttaagcacaaagcacatgggttagtccataaaactctattgacaa
This genomic interval carries:
- the LOC133922758 gene encoding uncharacterized protein LOC133922758 isoform X5, with translation MALTKVQRIMTQPINLIFRFLQSKARIQIWLFEQKDLRIEGRIIVIPLTAQTKINKRRREGLPIDRLEVTPQRD
- the LOC133922756 gene encoding Golgi SNAP receptor complex member 1-2-like, with translation MMSSSDAAAAAALELQESGWEELRREARKLEGDLDVKLSSYARLAARSSSTTSGAASPTADRSSWKSMEFEIQSLLGKLQDVNDAMSRCAASTAPTTSVSQKLARHRDILHEFTQEFRRTRGNLSSMREHADLLISVRDDITESKATGGMSPRVHLLRERASIHGSINQIDEVIGQAQSTRVALSNQRALFGDVQGKVKQLGEKFPIIRGLLGAIKRKKSRDTIILSAVIAACTIFLIIYWLSK
- the LOC133922758 gene encoding small nuclear ribonucleoprotein E-like isoform X2, which encodes MALTKVQRIMTQPINLIFRFLQSKARIQIWLFEQKDLRIEGRIIVIPLTAQTKINKRRREGLPIDRLEVTPQRWSLGCWFASVLHLLEWPEWQQNGLITRD
- the LOC133922758 gene encoding uncharacterized protein LOC133922758 isoform X4, which gives rise to MALTKVQRIMTQPINLIFRFLQSKARIQIWLFEQKDLRIEGRIIMWDSMIAKVRKEIYKWERKQPDEESNLYLVIHKILVDR
- the LOC133922755 gene encoding phosphatidate cytidylyltransferase 4, chloroplastic-like; the protein is MELSACTLPSPPHPSHLPMAAPATAATNLRPSFLLLSSPPRYHPPLRLRLLLPSPQPLRLRRRFPLLAAAGGRGGEEAARKADKSRQLQKRVLVGVAIGVGAGGVVVAGGWVFAAAVAAAVLAAAREYFELVRGTAGGGGTPPPRYLSRVCSAICALMPILTLYYGRMDVTVTFSAFVIAISLLLQRGNPHFAQLTSSVFGLFYCGYLPSFWVKLRSGLAAPALNTRIAYSWPVLLGGQAHWTVGLVATLISISSIIAADTSAFLCGRAFGRTPLTNISPKKTLEGALAGLAGCVLTTVLLSTVLRWPRSLLSATAYGILIFLGSLFGDLVESLIKRDAGVKDSGSLIPGHGGILDRVDSYVFTGALCYSFVRVALPLYGV
- the LOC133922758 gene encoding uncharacterized protein LOC133922758 isoform X1; the protein is MALTKVQRIMTQPINLIFRFLQSKARIQIWLFEQKDLRIEGRIIVIPLTAQTKRISFNFTRNPYFQRAISFACSHNLVGYKIPTYDKLRTTFLKQEMGHIEMLLESSKSTWWEKGVTICANGWSNP
- the LOC133922758 gene encoding small nuclear ribonucleoprotein E-like isoform X3, with translation MALTKVQRIMTQPINLIFRFLQSKARIQIWLFEQKDLRIEGRIIVIPLTAQTKINKRRREGLPIDRLEVTPQRWSLGCWFASVLHLLEWPEWQQNGLITR